In Allocoprobacillus halotolerans, a genomic segment contains:
- a CDS encoding transposase, giving the protein MIDISHIFSLSHHTRTQSLSLCGYLEAIVGKYFLSQSGNPDSYWYAVYYGASINSHDDCVEIIDHNLIGYVYYDNRVAFILNDYLETFMKDTLDYDIHYISLDSLDKECLECQNDEQYRQYILPALWIDDDFLYNERIPFDYEKFELIDEGVQYLNPKHFSVKNFVKSCQMD; this is encoded by the coding sequence ATGATAGATATAAGTCATATTTTTTCGTTAAGTCATCATACAAGAACGCAAAGTTTATCACTGTGTGGATATTTGGAAGCTATTGTTGGAAAATATTTTCTATCTCAATCAGGAAATCCTGATTCTTATTGGTATGCAGTTTATTATGGTGCATCAATAAATAGCCACGATGATTGTGTAGAAATCATTGATCATAATTTAATCGGTTATGTTTATTATGACAATAGAGTCGCTTTTATTTTAAATGATTATCTTGAAACTTTTATGAAAGATACGTTGGATTATGATATTCATTACATATCTTTGGATTCGTTAGATAAAGAATGTCTTGAATGTCAAAATGATGAACAATATCGTCAATATATTTTACCTGCTTTGTGGATAGATGATGATTTTTTATATAATGAAAGAATTCCATTTGATTATGAAAAATTTGAACTGATTGATGAAGGTGTTCAATATCTTAATCCTAAGCATTTTTCTGTGAAGAATTTTGTGAAGTCCTGTCAAATGGATTGA
- a CDS encoding DUF5662 family protein — MKILGHFKTITKHKWKVMKLCFRIGLYKQGLLHDMSKYSWCEFSTGIYYYQGDKSPNSVERREKGYSLAWLHHKGRNKHHWEFWVDFTRDGLLPAKMPTRYVLEMFCDRVAASQTYQGSKYKDTFPLAYYENGKHSYIMHPQTRRFLEHLLHYLHDYGLDATIKYINQHPEWKKKS; from the coding sequence ATGAAAATTTTAGGACATTTCAAAACTATCACAAAACATAAATGGAAAGTTATGAAACTATGTTTTCGTATTGGTTTATATAAACAAGGTTTACTACATGATATGTCAAAATATTCATGGTGTGAATTTTCAACAGGTATATATTATTATCAAGGGGATAAATCTCCTAATTCTGTAGAACGTCGTGAAAAAGGATACTCATTAGCGTGGTTACATCATAAAGGAAGAAATAAACATCATTGGGAATTTTGGGTTGACTTTACACGTGATGGTTTATTACCGGCAAAGATGCCAACACGTTATGTTTTAGAAATGTTTTGTGATCGTGTTGCAGCCAGCCAAACATATCAAGGTTCAAAATATAAAGATACCTTTCCTTTGGCCTATTATGAAAATGGCAAACATTCCTATATTATGCATCCTCAAACACGTCGATTTTTGGAACATCTTTTACATTATCTTCATGATTATGGATTGGATGCTACAATAAAATATATTAATCAACATCCTGAATGGAAGAAAAAATCATAA
- a CDS encoding DUF3795 domain-containing protein, producing the protein MKGFQRNNQFLSLCGLNCGLCPMHLLNHCGGCGNGNQSCQIARCSLEHKSIEYCFECHSYPCEKYLHIDDFDSFITHQHQIRDLEKAQKIGIDAYNQEQQEKIKILYDLLKNYNDGRKKAFFCIAVNLLELSDLQTIMKAIQKENLSTLSDKEKSLFVVDMIQKVAKFHNISLKLKK; encoded by the coding sequence ATGAAAGGTTTTCAAAGAAACAATCAGTTCTTATCTTTATGTGGATTGAATTGTGGTTTATGTCCTATGCATTTATTAAATCATTGTGGAGGATGTGGAAATGGCAATCAGTCCTGCCAAATAGCTCGTTGTTCTTTAGAACATAAAAGTATTGAATATTGTTTTGAATGTCATTCTTATCCATGTGAGAAATATTTACATATTGATGATTTTGATTCTTTTATAACGCATCAACATCAAATAAGAGATTTAGAAAAAGCACAAAAAATAGGAATCGATGCATACAATCAAGAACAACAGGAAAAAATAAAAATTCTTTATGATTTACTTAAAAATTATAATGATGGACGTAAAAAAGCCTTCTTTTGTATAGCTGTAAATTTATTGGAATTGTCAGATCTTCAAACGATTATGAAAGCTATTCAAAAAGAAAATTTATCCACATTATCAGATAAAGAAAAAAGTTTATTTGTGGTAGACATGATTCAAAAAGTAGCAAAGTTTCATAATATATCTTTGAAACTTAAAAAATAA
- a CDS encoding spore maturation protein B, with protein MNKIIFILLLCVFIDGLIKRVPLFDYFIEGVKDAFQLFKTLLTTFMAFMIFVQLLQSSGTIDLLSHFLSPLLNLLHIPIDILVLGLLRPVSANASLSYLYSFYEIFGVDHPLSLLATLIQSGSDTTFYVVTLYFSSIHMKKTRYALPIGLTMDCLSVIFAIIIYLKMFV; from the coding sequence ATGAATAAAATCATTTTTATTTTATTGTTATGTGTTTTTATTGATGGTCTAATCAAACGTGTACCATTGTTTGATTATTTTATAGAAGGTGTTAAAGATGCCTTTCAACTCTTTAAAACATTATTAACGACATTTATGGCTTTCATGATTTTTGTTCAATTACTCCAAAGTAGTGGCACCATCGATTTACTCAGTCATTTTCTTTCTCCACTTTTAAATCTTTTGCATATTCCTATAGATATATTGGTTTTAGGTTTATTGCGACCAGTCAGTGCCAATGCATCATTATCTTATTTATATTCTTTTTATGAAATATTTGGTGTTGATCATCCTTTAAGTCTTTTAGCAACTCTTATTCAAAGTGGCAGTGATACAACCTTTTATGTTGTGACACTTTATTTTTCTTCGATTCATATGAAAAAAACAAGATATGCTTTGCCCATTGGTTTAACAATGGATTGTTTATCAGTTATTTTTGCGATTATAATTTATTTAAAAATGTTTGTATAA
- the brxF gene encoding BREX-3 system P-loop-containing protein BrxF, with product MDLNKKIEDISHAEYKLLLIIGQPGSGKSKVIREYSEETGVPILDLDKIFYHTPSEKLLPEMKNFLTTYHQKVLLLDNKKLLYAKNSQIDLLAFLKELSKDIPVVATWNGKIEDGQLFHFRSDSTEDLIYSTDNNDFKYILC from the coding sequence ATGGATTTGAATAAAAAAATAGAAGACATCAGTCATGCAGAGTACAAACTTTTATTAATTATTGGCCAACCTGGTAGTGGAAAATCAAAAGTCATTCGTGAATATAGCGAAGAAACAGGTGTTCCTATTCTTGATCTAGATAAGATTTTCTATCATACCCCAAGTGAAAAACTACTTCCTGAAATGAAAAATTTTTTAACAACTTATCATCAAAAAGTCTTATTATTAGATAATAAAAAACTTCTTTATGCTAAAAACAGCCAAATTGACTTATTAGCTTTCCTTAAAGAATTATCAAAAGATATCCCTGTTGTCGCAACATGGAACGGAAAAATTGAAGATGGGCAACTTTTCCATTTCCGTAGTGATTCTACAGAAGATCTTATTTATTCAACTGATAACAATGATTTTAAATACATCTTATGCTAG
- a CDS encoding Sir2 family NAD-dependent protein deacetylase: MKIIAFTGAGISKQSHIPTFMERPDIREKLFRDFANTHHEEYNEVIRQLKTNMNGAKPNDAHIALAQYKIPVITMNIDGLHQIAGSDALELHGGLPEDDEMDEAWMLYNKPVLYGDPAPNYAKAYQMVYDLEPDDILLVIGCSFHTAIAVDLREVAKSRGARVIEIQEDAAHNVRKVLEEL; encoded by the coding sequence ATGAAGATTATAGCATTTACAGGAGCAGGGATTAGTAAACAGTCTCACATTCCTACATTTATGGAAAGGCCTGATATTAGAGAAAAGTTATTTAGAGATTTTGCCAATACACATCATGAAGAATATAATGAAGTCATTAGACAGTTAAAAACCAATATGAATGGGGCAAAACCAAATGATGCTCATATCGCTTTAGCCCAATATAAGATACCTGTTATTACAATGAATATTGATGGTTTACATCAAATAGCGGGAAGTGATGCTTTAGAATTACATGGTGGTTTACCTGAAGATGATGAAATGGATGAGGCATGGATGTTATATAATAAACCTGTATTATATGGTGATCCTGCGCCTAATTATGCGAAAGCCTATCAAATGGTTTATGATTTAGAACCAGATGATATACTTTTGGTTATTGGATGTTCATTTCATACAGCCATTGCTGTTGATTTAAGAGAAGTTGCTAAATCAAGAGGTGCAAGGGTAATTGAAATTCAAGAAGATGCTGCGCACAATGTCAGAAAAGTATTAGAAGAATTATAA
- a CDS encoding DNA alkylation repair protein has protein sequence MDKYLEIKQLFESQAQSEKALQMAKYMRNQFVFYGIPTPQRKQIYKELLKQEKRINK, from the coding sequence ATGGATAAATATTTAGAAATCAAGCAACTTTTTGAATCTCAAGCACAATCTGAAAAAGCATTACAAATGGCAAAATATATGCGTAATCAATTTGTTTTCTATGGTATACCAACACCTCAAAGAAAACAAATTTATAAAGAATTATTGAAACAAGAAAAAAGAATAAACAAATAG
- a CDS encoding pseudouridine synthase, translating into MERLQKAIAASGYTSRRKAEDLIRQGRVEVNGEVVSELGFKVKRGDLIMVDGKSLQGENKVYYVFYKPKGCICSLSDELGRKTVIDYFKDVKERIYPVGRLDYDTSGLLLMSNDGEFANLMMHPSSHLEKVYEVSVKGIVSGLTVHQLEKGVYLDGVKTLPCRIKIVGKDEEHGTTMLMIKLIEGKNRQVKKMFEAVEHPVKRLHRLRVGSVDLKGLRPGQYRMLKPQEVKELKAMALAKKMLKNSIIENIFMRIFFFCRYLYDEVY; encoded by the coding sequence ATGGAAAGACTACAAAAAGCAATTGCGGCGAGTGGATATACTTCAAGAAGAAAAGCTGAAGATTTGATTCGTCAAGGGAGAGTCGAAGTCAATGGTGAAGTCGTCAGTGAACTGGGATTTAAAGTGAAACGAGGAGACTTAATCATGGTGGATGGGAAATCTCTTCAAGGTGAAAATAAAGTTTATTATGTTTTTTATAAACCAAAAGGATGTATTTGTTCATTAAGTGATGAACTTGGCAGAAAGACAGTGATTGATTATTTTAAAGATGTTAAAGAACGTATTTATCCAGTAGGAAGATTGGATTATGATACTTCTGGTTTATTGTTGATGAGTAATGATGGAGAGTTTGCCAATTTAATGATGCATCCTTCATCACATTTAGAAAAAGTTTATGAAGTCAGTGTCAAAGGAATAGTTAGTGGTTTGACAGTGCATCAGTTAGAAAAAGGAGTCTATTTAGATGGTGTCAAAACTTTACCATGTCGTATTAAAATTGTTGGTAAAGATGAAGAACATGGTACAACAATGTTGATGATTAAATTGATTGAAGGAAAGAATCGTCAAGTTAAGAAAATGTTTGAAGCTGTTGAACATCCTGTGAAAAGATTACATCGTTTACGTGTTGGTAGTGTTGATTTGAAAGGATTAAGACCAGGACAATATCGTATGTTAAAACCACAGGAAGTCAAAGAATTAAAAGCAATGGCTTTGGCTAAAAAAATGCTAAAAAATAGTATAATAGAGAATATCTTTATGAGGATATTCTTTTTTTGTCGATATTTGTATGATGAAGTTTATTGA
- a CDS encoding metalloprotease family protein, which translates to METIDISKYTKIKQSPIDYVLTALILVYPMICGIQLLICRYNGQLINVLIGDLIGLFIVVILMICHEVLHAITFSKNEKVSIWYHGFTMMTYCIEEKTPMSMIYTLLLPNLIITLPFIIFNIVFSLFVTPSLYMKIYGLISLIMITGSFSDLSQALMIIKNKRKIHTIKLNGHQFYYQ; encoded by the coding sequence TTGGAAACAATAGATATATCGAAATATACAAAAATCAAACAGAGTCCTATTGATTATGTACTTACAGCACTGATTTTGGTATATCCAATGATTTGTGGTATTCAATTATTAATTTGTCGTTATAATGGACAACTTATAAATGTGCTCATAGGTGATTTAATAGGTTTGTTTATTGTCGTTATATTGATGATTTGTCATGAAGTTTTACATGCTATCACTTTTTCTAAAAACGAAAAGGTATCTATTTGGTATCATGGTTTTACAATGATGACTTATTGCATAGAAGAAAAAACACCAATGAGTATGATTTATACCTTGTTATTACCAAATTTAATTATCACTTTACCATTTATTATTTTTAATATTGTTTTTTCTCTTTTTGTGACACCTTCGCTTTATATGAAAATATATGGATTGATAAGCTTAATTATGATAACAGGTTCATTCAGTGATTTATCACAAGCTCTAATGATTATCAAAAATAAGAGAAAAATACATACAATCAAACTTAATGGACATCAGTTTTATTATCAATGA
- a CDS encoding DNA alkylation repair protein, with protein sequence MIETRKKNKQIDWEFLNLCYQDEHREFQYLVGDYLQTMKAFLKYEDIAYIQKYVQTKQWWDSVDFLDRIIGDIGLHDQRVNELMLDWSKSNDIWMRRIAIDHQLCRKDKTNIQLLEKILVNNLGSDEFFINKAIGWALRDYSKINPQWVQSFIERHQDQMSSLSIKEGSKYI encoded by the coding sequence ATTATTGAAACAAGAAAAAAGAATAAACAAATAGACTGGGAATTTCTTAATTTATGTTATCAAGATGAACATCGAGAGTTTCAATATCTTGTTGGTGATTATTTACAGACTATGAAAGCCTTTCTTAAGTATGAAGATATTGCTTATATTCAAAAATATGTACAAACCAAACAATGGTGGGATAGCGTAGATTTTTTAGATAGAATCATAGGTGATATAGGATTACATGATCAACGTGTGAATGAGTTGATGTTGGATTGGTCAAAGAGTAATGATATTTGGATGAGAAGAATCGCGATTGATCATCAACTATGTCGTAAAGACAAAACTAATATACAATTATTAGAAAAGATTTTAGTCAACAATCTAGGCAGTGATGAATTTTTTATTAATAAAGCCATTGGTTGGGCATTAAGAGATTATTCAAAAATCAATCCTCAATGGGTTCAGTCTTTTATTGAACGTCATCAAGATCAAATGAGTTCATTAAGTATTAAAGAAGGCAGTAAATATATATAA
- a CDS encoding ferredoxin, with the protein MYKVNENCIGCGWCVSLCPDVFQINDHDVSEVIVDEISDGLEEIIKEAQVACPMQAIVKK; encoded by the coding sequence ATGTATAAAGTAAATGAAAATTGTATTGGTTGTGGTTGGTGTGTATCCTTATGTCCTGATGTTTTTCAAATCAATGATCATGATGTATCTGAAGTCATTGTAGACGAAATCTCCGATGGTTTAGAAGAAATTATCAAAGAGGCACAAGTGGCATGTCCAATGCAAGCCATTGTGAAAAAGTAA
- a CDS encoding tRNA (mnm(5)s(2)U34)-methyltransferase, translating to MITMVEYVHQRIATYDFQIGVDFTMGNGYDTLFLAQHCQQVYAFDIQKEALEMTKQRLGTLSNVQLILDSHENMDQYLTTFDVGIFNLGYLPQASHHITTTLASTQKALTKAIKYMQQALFVVVYPGHEEGYQESIWIDAFVSQLDSHQFHVSSFRMLNKNKAPYVIEIEKKQ from the coding sequence ATGATAACAATGGTAGAATATGTTCATCAAAGAATAGCAACTTATGATTTTCAAATTGGTGTAGATTTCACAATGGGAAATGGATATGATACACTTTTTCTAGCTCAACACTGTCAACAGGTTTATGCTTTTGATATTCAAAAAGAGGCCTTAGAAATGACGAAACAGCGTTTAGGAACACTATCTAATGTCCAATTGATTTTAGATAGTCATGAAAATATGGATCAGTATCTGACAACCTTTGATGTTGGAATCTTTAATTTGGGTTACTTGCCTCAAGCTTCACATCATATTACAACGACACTTGCTTCAACACAAAAAGCACTTACAAAAGCAATAAAATATATGCAACAAGCCCTTTTTGTGGTGGTTTATCCTGGTCATGAAGAAGGGTATCAAGAAAGTATCTGGATTGATGCGTTTGTTTCTCAACTGGATTCCCATCAGTTCCATGTTTCTAGTTTTCGTATGTTAAATAAAAACAAAGCACCTTATGTGATTGAAATAGAAAAGAAGCAGTAA
- a CDS encoding ROK family protein, translated as MDEFLRDIHTMIFKQWILIQNQSHCHIELDKENDNIIHITTNYSSSQVIFNPLNIIELSVTNTISQNIEFYLHFQMKTMKHATELFNEMMNNILQLVEKPKIKILLSCSGGLTTSYFASKLNEAAQILDYHYEVKAIGYTDLFNIGNDFDVILLAPQISFMHAKVQEILKDKIVLKMPPQVFAKYDVAETLKMVRHALEHQKTPEPAKTEHRVQPLQMIPHQDTKILVLSIFRNSLRVHIAYQLYDEQNKVVVSNEIIKLKISMEDIYDVIDTILLQYKDIRIIGISTPGIINDGFVTSMNVFGLHDVNMHQLLKERYQIHIVIDNDVNTAAVGYYASQQQFSSFVFLFQPTNFFGGAGVIVNGQLVKGHYHIAGEVQYLPLDYSAPPRTLAKTPEGALELVSKTIAALSSVIGPQAIILSCTLIPDIKELTKMLAKYIPENYLPQIIKIENIQEYILLGQLILCLQH; from the coding sequence ATGGATGAATTTTTAAGAGATATTCATACAATGATTTTTAAACAATGGATTCTCATTCAAAACCAGAGTCATTGTCACATTGAACTTGACAAAGAAAATGATAATATCATTCATATCACAACCAATTATAGTTCTAGTCAAGTTATCTTTAATCCATTAAATATTATAGAATTAAGCGTTACTAATACAATCAGTCAAAACATTGAATTTTATTTACATTTTCAAATGAAAACAATGAAACACGCCACTGAACTTTTCAATGAAATGATGAATAATATTTTACAACTCGTTGAAAAGCCAAAAATTAAAATATTATTAAGTTGTAGTGGTGGTTTGACAACATCTTATTTTGCCTCTAAGTTAAATGAGGCTGCGCAAATCTTAGATTATCATTATGAAGTGAAAGCCATTGGTTATACCGATTTATTTAATATCGGTAATGATTTTGATGTGATTTTACTGGCACCACAAATTTCCTTTATGCACGCTAAAGTCCAAGAAATACTCAAAGATAAAATTGTTTTAAAAATGCCTCCACAAGTCTTTGCGAAATATGATGTGGCTGAAACTTTAAAAATGGTGCGTCATGCTTTAGAACATCAAAAAACACCTGAACCTGCTAAAACTGAACATCGTGTTCAACCTTTACAGATGATTCCACACCAAGATACAAAAATTCTTGTTTTATCTATCTTTAGAAATAGTTTACGTGTGCATATTGCTTATCAATTATATGATGAACAAAATAAAGTGGTTGTAAGTAATGAAATCATCAAATTAAAAATCAGTATGGAAGATATTTATGATGTGATTGATACAATTTTATTACAATATAAAGATATTCGAATCATTGGTATTTCAACACCAGGAATTATTAATGATGGCTTTGTAACTTCTATGAACGTCTTTGGTTTACATGATGTCAATATGCATCAATTGTTAAAAGAGCGTTATCAAATACACATAGTCATTGACAATGATGTCAATACAGCCGCTGTCGGTTACTATGCTTCACAACAACAATTTTCATCATTTGTCTTTCTTTTCCAACCCACAAATTTTTTTGGTGGTGCCGGTGTGATTGTTAATGGTCAGTTAGTCAAAGGACATTATCATATTGCTGGTGAAGTCCAATATTTACCTTTGGATTATTCAGCTCCACCACGTACTTTAGCCAAAACACCAGAAGGTGCTTTAGAACTTGTTTCCAAAACAATTGCAGCTCTTTCTTCAGTGATTGGTCCTCAAGCCATTATTCTTTCATGTACTTTAATTCCTGATATTAAAGAATTAACAAAGATGTTAGCAAAGTACATTCCTGAAAATTATTTACCACAAATTATTAAAATTGAAAATATTCAAGAATATATTCTGCTGGGACAATTGATTTTATGTCTGCAACACTAA
- a CDS encoding ferredoxin yields MYKVNENCIGCGACTAVCPEVFDLNADNVAENIIGEVPAELEDAAKEAMETCPVSAIVNE; encoded by the coding sequence ATGTATAAAGTAAATGAAAATTGTATTGGTTGTGGTGCATGTACTGCCGTATGTCCAGAAGTTTTCGATTTAAACGCTGATAATGTAGCAGAAAACATCATTGGTGAAGTTCCTGCTGAATTAGAAGATGCAGCTAAAGAAGCTATGGAAACTTGCCCAGTAAGCGCAATTGTTAATGAATAA
- a CDS encoding D-alanyl-D-alanine carboxypeptidase family protein translates to MKKCVFFLCFLLCIVQVRAVNFQGKAYIVMESTHQNVLEGKNTEYVQSVASISKIMTAIVAIENGNLDDEYEIGEEVNEAWGSGIYIHIGDRINLRDLLHGLLLRSGNDAANVIAKNVGGSIEEFVEMMNQKAQELHMTKTHFSNPTGLDEEDNGNQSCVYDMALLMAYCSQNPIFNDIVMKETYHREDGGGTWHNKNRLLNEYEYCVGGKTGYTKKAKRTLVTRAIKDDISLIIVTFNCGNDFEFHQQKYEECFEKYQNVLVLSKGIYQYHGHSFLIDQDIYYCGKESQNVSLQSQGDILKVCIDQTPIYQVSHKGFWTTIVEYTRMLIGECFNG, encoded by the coding sequence ATGAAAAAATGTGTGTTTTTTTTATGTTTTCTACTATGTATTGTTCAAGTTCGTGCTGTGAATTTTCAAGGTAAGGCTTATATTGTCATGGAAAGTACACATCAAAATGTACTAGAGGGAAAAAATACAGAATATGTCCAAAGTGTCGCATCCATCTCTAAAATTATGACAGCCATAGTGGCGATTGAAAATGGTAATTTAGATGATGAATATGAAATAGGCGAAGAAGTGAATGAGGCATGGGGAAGTGGAATCTATATACATATAGGTGACCGCATTAATCTTAGAGATTTATTACATGGCTTATTATTAAGAAGTGGTAATGATGCAGCCAATGTGATTGCGAAAAATGTTGGAGGCAGCATTGAAGAGTTTGTTGAAATGATGAATCAAAAAGCACAAGAGCTTCATATGACGAAAACGCATTTTTCTAATCCAACGGGTTTAGATGAAGAAGATAATGGCAATCAATCCTGTGTTTATGATATGGCTTTGTTGATGGCCTATTGTAGTCAAAACCCAATTTTTAATGATATTGTGATGAAAGAAACTTACCATCGTGAAGATGGTGGGGGAACATGGCATAATAAAAATAGGCTTTTAAATGAGTATGAATATTGTGTAGGGGGAAAAACTGGTTATACCAAAAAAGCCAAAAGAACACTGGTAACACGTGCTATTAAAGATGATATTTCATTAATTATTGTGACTTTTAATTGTGGAAATGATTTTGAGTTTCATCAACAAAAATATGAAGAATGCTTTGAAAAGTATCAAAATGTTTTAGTACTTTCAAAAGGCATTTATCAATATCATGGACATTCTTTTTTGATTGATCAAGATATTTATTATTGTGGTAAAGAAAGTCAAAATGTATCTTTACAATCACAAGGTGATATTTTAAAAGTGTGTATTGATCAAACACCCATATATCAAGTTTCACATAAAGGTTTCTGGACAACGATTGTTGAATATACAAGGATGTTAATAGGAGAATGTTTCAATGGCTAG
- a CDS encoding GNAT family N-acetyltransferase — protein MNTELTFRYAKREDVGLILKFIKDLAEYEKMLDEVIANEDTLLEWLFDKQKSEVIFACINGKEIGFALFFHNFSTFLGRAGLYLEDLYVLPEYRGKGYGKAILKKLAMIAKERQCGRLEWWCLDWNQSSIDFYLSLGAQSMSDWTVYRISGDTLDELAK, from the coding sequence ATGAATACAGAATTAACATTTAGATATGCGAAAAGAGAAGATGTAGGCTTGATTTTAAAATTTATTAAAGACCTTGCTGAATATGAAAAAATGTTAGATGAAGTGATAGCCAATGAAGATACTCTTTTAGAATGGCTATTTGATAAACAAAAGTCAGAAGTTATCTTTGCTTGTATCAATGGAAAAGAAATAGGCTTTGCATTATTTTTTCATAACTTTTCTACTTTTTTAGGGAGAGCTGGTTTATATTTAGAAGATTTATATGTTTTACCTGAATATAGAGGAAAAGGCTATGGAAAGGCAATATTAAAAAAATTAGCTATGATTGCCAAAGAACGCCAATGTGGACGTTTAGAATGGTGGTGTCTTGATTGGAATCAATCAAGTATTGATTTTTATTTGTCATTAGGTGCCCAGTCTATGTCAGATTGGACAGTATATAGAATATCTGGTGATACATTAGATGAACTTGCTAAATAA
- the cmk gene encoding (d)CMP kinase encodes MSKRISIAIDGPAAAGKSTIAKMVAKNLNYTYIDTGAMYRCVAYYAWLNHVDVQDEQAVSKLLKDIDIDMFPDGTIQLNHEDVTSAIRENEVSMGASVVSQYQAVRTFLVEKQREMAQGGGVILDGRDIGTVVLKDAELKIYQVASIECRALRRHKENLQRGIESDLEAIQKEIAMRDEQDMTRLISPLKKADDAIEIDTSDMSLEEVVAKVMQLVEQRI; translated from the coding sequence ATGTCAAAGAGAATTTCAATTGCGATTGATGGACCCGCAGCTGCAGGAAAATCCACAATTGCCAAGATGGTAGCAAAAAACTTAAATTATACTTATATTGATACAGGAGCAATGTATCGTTGTGTGGCTTATTATGCATGGTTGAATCATGTCGATGTACAGGATGAACAGGCAGTATCTAAGCTTTTAAAGGATATTGATATTGACATGTTTCCAGATGGAACAATTCAATTAAATCATGAAGATGTGACATCGGCTATTCGTGAAAATGAAGTGTCTATGGGAGCAAGTGTTGTTTCCCAATATCAGGCTGTTAGAACTTTTTTGGTTGAAAAACAAAGAGAGATGGCACAAGGTGGCGGTGTTATTTTAGATGGTAGAGATATTGGTACAGTTGTTTTAAAAGATGCAGAACTTAAAATTTATCAAGTAGCTAGTATTGAATGTCGTGCTTTGCGTCGTCATAAAGAAAACTTACAAAGAGGTATTGAATCTGATTTAGAGGCAATTCAAAAAGAAATTGCTATGCGTGATGAACAGGATATGACACGTTTGATTTCGCCACTCAAAAAAGCAGATGATGCGATAGAAATCGATACATCTGATATGTCATTAGAAGAAGTTGTTGCAAAAGTGATGCAACTTGTAGAACAGAGAATATAA